In a single window of the Nocardiopsis composta genome:
- a CDS encoding sigma-70 family RNA polymerase sigma factor — MNDGDLLADRFEEHRPRLKSVAYRMLGSLAEAEDAVQEAWLRLARTGEDGIDNLGGWLTTVVSRVCLDMLRSRASRREEPLEERLPDPVVLRDGAAGPEQRALAADAVGLALLVVLESLSPAERLAFVLHDLFGLPFDEIAPIVDRSPAAARQLASRARRRVRGAAPEPDAGLVAQRRVVDAFLAAAESGDLEALLTVLDPDMVLRSDAGPGPVRTLRGARRIAGQAMAFHRLTAMHEARPALVNGAAGLVDLVDGRPRAVLGFTIVGGRIAALDILSDPERLARLDLPDFAG; from the coding sequence GTGAACGACGGAGATCTTCTCGCCGACAGGTTCGAGGAGCACCGGCCCCGGCTGAAGTCGGTCGCCTACCGGATGCTCGGCTCGCTCGCCGAGGCCGAGGACGCGGTGCAGGAGGCGTGGCTGCGGCTGGCCCGCACCGGCGAGGACGGCATCGACAACCTGGGCGGCTGGCTGACCACCGTGGTCAGCCGGGTCTGCCTGGACATGCTGCGCAGCCGGGCTTCCCGGCGCGAGGAGCCGCTGGAGGAGCGGCTGCCCGACCCGGTGGTCCTCCGCGACGGGGCCGCCGGCCCCGAGCAGCGGGCGCTGGCCGCCGACGCGGTCGGCCTGGCGCTGCTGGTGGTCCTGGAGTCGCTCTCCCCGGCCGAGCGGCTGGCGTTCGTGCTGCACGACCTGTTCGGGCTGCCCTTCGACGAGATCGCGCCGATCGTGGACCGGTCGCCGGCCGCCGCCCGGCAGCTGGCCAGCCGGGCGCGGCGCCGGGTGCGCGGGGCCGCGCCCGAGCCCGACGCGGGCCTGGTCGCGCAGCGCCGGGTGGTGGACGCGTTCCTGGCCGCCGCCGAAAGCGGCGACCTGGAGGCGCTGCTCACCGTGCTCGACCCGGACATGGTGCTGCGCTCGGACGCCGGCCCCGGCCCGGTCCGGACGCTGCGCGGCGCCCGGCGGATCGCCGGGCAGGCGATGGCCTTCCACCGGCTCACCGCGATGCACGAAGCCCGTCCGGCCCTGGTCAACGGGGCCGCGGGGCTGGTGGACCTGGTGGACGGCCGGCCGCGGGCGGTGCTCGGCTTCACCATCGTGGGCGGGCGGATCGCCGCGCTGGACATCCTCTCCGACCCCGAGCGCCTGGCCCGGCTCGACCTGCCCGACTTCGCCGGCTGA
- a CDS encoding nuclear transport factor 2 family protein, giving the protein MALQEARRPFDSELLRHAIEDGDIEAMLGQFSEDADLEMIDRRTPPSAPMVLHGREAIGEMLRDVYSRPMTHRLDRCIVQGDHVAYEETCTYPDGTKVTSMSMLELSGGRIARQISVQAWDEGITEAEVADFAAPEEVRRFDRGRLEIMNLGGGELGRAVLEPGWRWSTCVKPIAGTELCMFPHFGYVESGTMRFRMADGTELDAEAGQVMRIPSGHDAWVLGDEQVVLVDWQDTPGYAMPQS; this is encoded by the coding sequence ATGGCGCTTCAGGAGGCCCGGAGGCCGTTCGACAGCGAGCTGCTGCGGCACGCCATCGAGGACGGGGACATCGAGGCGATGCTCGGCCAGTTCAGCGAGGACGCCGACCTGGAGATGATCGACCGGCGGACCCCGCCCAGCGCGCCGATGGTCCTGCACGGGCGGGAGGCCATCGGGGAGATGCTGCGCGATGTGTACTCCCGGCCGATGACCCACCGACTCGACCGGTGCATCGTCCAGGGCGACCACGTCGCCTACGAGGAGACCTGCACCTACCCGGACGGGACCAAGGTCACCTCGATGTCCATGCTGGAGCTGAGCGGCGGGCGGATCGCGCGCCAGATCAGCGTCCAGGCCTGGGACGAGGGCATCACCGAGGCGGAGGTGGCCGACTTCGCCGCCCCGGAGGAGGTGCGCCGGTTCGACCGGGGCCGGCTGGAGATCATGAACCTCGGCGGCGGGGAGCTCGGCCGGGCCGTCCTCGAACCGGGCTGGCGCTGGTCGACCTGCGTCAAGCCGATCGCGGGGACGGAGCTGTGCATGTTCCCGCACTTCGGCTACGTGGAGTCCGGGACGATGCGGTTCCGGATGGCCGACGGCACCGAGCTCGACGCCGAGGCCGGCCAGGTCATGCGGATCCCGTCGGGGCACGACGCCTGGGTGCTCGGCGACGAGCAGGTCGTCCTGGTCGACTGGCAGGACACCCCCGGCTACGCGATGCCGCAGAGCTGA